A section of the Mergibacter septicus genome encodes:
- the tolA gene encoding cell envelope integrity protein TolA, producing MQNNQQKSFYLALIFSILLHILLIGLFILGSFFNNKIEAMGGGDGNGELLGVVMINTDLNTTQWGKLKTEQEAKLKAEQEAKLKAEQEAKLKAEQEAKLKAEQEAKLKAEQEAKLKAEQEAKLKAEQEAKLKAEQEAKLKAEQEAKLKAEQEAKLKAEQEAKLKAEQEAKLKAEQEAKLKAEQEAKLKAEQEAKLKAEQEAKLKAEQEAKLKAEQEAKLKAEQEAKLKAEQEAKLKAEQEAKLKAKQEAKRKAEIAKKKAEQETKRKAEMAKKKAEQIAQQNALDDFLNSGDIGGNSQGGNQTRQGSSGQSGGDGTGNGSKLGEQYAALIKQEIQRRWIRETSFNNKACSIQIELGRDGTILNYHKVSGDDEICNSALRAVGLTQKVPVAPSDAIYEKYRQPIIDFRLK from the coding sequence GTGCAAAATAATCAACAAAAAAGTTTTTATCTCGCCCTTATCTTCTCAATCCTACTACATATTCTATTAATAGGATTATTCATTCTTGGATCATTTTTTAATAATAAAATTGAAGCTATGGGAGGTGGTGATGGTAATGGAGAATTACTCGGTGTAGTTATGATCAATACAGATCTCAATACCACCCAATGGGGAAAACTAAAAACTGAACAGGAAGCAAAATTAAAAGCCGAACAAGAGGCTAAATTAAAAGCCGAACAAGAGGCTAAATTAAAAGCCGAACAAGAGGCTAAATTAAAAGCTGAACAAGAGGCTAAATTAAAAGCTGAACAAGAGGCTAAATTAAAAGCTGAACAAGAGGCTAAATTAAAAGCTGAACAAGAGGCTAAATTAAAAGCCGAACAAGAGGCTAAATTAAAAGCCGAACAAGAGGCTAAATTAAAAGCCGAACAAGAGGCTAAATTAAAAGCCGAACAAGAGGCTAAATTAAAAGCCGAACAAGAGGCTAAATTAAAAGCCGAACAAGAGGCTAAATTAAAAGCCGAGCAAGAGGCTAAATTAAAAGCCGAGCAAGAAGCTAAATTAAAAGCTGAACAAGAAGCTAAATTAAAAGCTGAACAAGAAGCTAAATTAAAAGCTGAACAAGAAGCTAAATTAAAAGCTGAACAAGAAGCTAAATTAAAAGCTGAACAAGAAGCTAAATTAAAAGCTGAACAAGAAGCTAAATTAAAAGCTAAGCAAGAGGCAAAACGTAAAGCCGAAATAGCAAAGAAAAAAGCGGAACAAGAAACAAAACGCAAAGCTGAAATGGCAAAGAAAAAAGCTGAGCAAATTGCCCAACAAAATGCACTAGATGATTTTCTCAATAGCGGAGATATTGGAGGTAATAGTCAAGGTGGTAATCAAACCCGCCAAGGATCATCGGGGCAAAGTGGTGGTGACGGTACGGGTAATGGCAGTAAACTCGGTGAACAATATGCAGCGTTAATCAAACAAGAAATTCAACGCCGTTGGATTAGAGAAACGAGCTTTAACAATAAAGCCTGTTCTATTCAAATTGAACTTGGGAGAGATGGTACAATTCTAAACTATCATAAGGTTAGCGGTGATGATGAAATCTGTAATTCTGCACTCAGGGCTGTTGGTCTTACGCAGAAAGTACCAGTAGCCCCTTCAGATGCAATTTATGAAAAGTATCGTCAACCAATTATTGATTTCCGCCTGAAATGA
- a CDS encoding HlyD family secretion protein: MNMPLSDKKGYFNDVVIPNRINYNLFFILLTTLFILTLLFLFFAKFTSEIKIDGLVYPDKGIFSVHSPISGYVYLPQYKNNTIKKGEVLAFINDSRTSSLFANDDKNYQEITKKLASLISDDSLIIQKKDEILKYNQINESNINNELDVLAKQKELLQKQIDIKQKIINKFHEVQKQGAISLVEENKEDDTLYALQQQLNSLNNTIIEKKLDLEKFHKLDEDTKIDLQLKKNESDKETLMLLQQFNNYIARKEDIIYAPFDGKVINFVKKNNDFINADEEIMTLSYKQSHNQIIAFLPITKAGRVKLNSQVTIYFSSYNFHRYGVGRGIVKEISMYPYSPESIYQKYHLKNSEPIYEVIIKPTKIPESISIIPGMNLSVAIPEETRTLIQWFFSSLFETNLQLTL; encoded by the coding sequence ATGAATATGCCGTTATCTGATAAAAAAGGCTATTTTAATGATGTAGTTATTCCTAATAGGATAAATTATAATTTATTTTTTATTTTATTAACAACATTATTTATCTTAACCTTATTATTTTTATTTTTCGCAAAGTTTACATCAGAAATAAAAATAGATGGGTTAGTCTATCCAGATAAGGGCATTTTTTCTGTTCATTCTCCTATCTCTGGCTATGTTTATTTGCCTCAATATAAGAATAATACTATTAAAAAAGGAGAGGTATTAGCTTTTATTAATGATTCTAGAACATCAAGTTTATTTGCAAATGATGATAAAAATTATCAAGAAATTACAAAAAAATTAGCAAGCCTAATTTCAGATGATTCTTTAATTATCCAGAAAAAAGATGAAATATTAAAATATAATCAAATTAATGAAAGTAATATTAATAATGAATTAGATGTTTTAGCTAAACAAAAAGAACTTTTACAGAAACAAATTGATATCAAGCAAAAGATTATAAATAAATTTCATGAAGTCCAAAAACAAGGTGCGATATCCTTAGTTGAAGAAAATAAGGAAGATGATACATTATATGCTTTACAGCAACAATTAAATTCTCTTAATAATACTATCATAGAAAAAAAATTAGATTTAGAAAAGTTTCATAAATTAGATGAAGATACGAAAATTGATCTTCAATTAAAGAAAAATGAATCAGATAAAGAAACATTAATGTTATTACAACAGTTTAATAATTATATTGCAAGAAAAGAAGATATTATTTATGCACCTTTTGATGGAAAGGTTATTAATTTTGTAAAAAAGAATAATGATTTTATTAATGCTGATGAAGAAATTATGACTTTAAGTTATAAACAGTCACATAACCAAATTATTGCTTTTTTACCTATTACAAAAGCAGGAAGAGTAAAACTGAATAGTCAGGTAACAATTTATTTTAGCTCTTATAATTTTCACCGTTATGGTGTTGGAAGAGGGATTGTTAAAGAAATATCAATGTATCCTTATTCACCTGAAAGTATCTATCAAAAATACCATTTAAAAAACTCAGAACCAATATATGAAGTAATTATTAAGCCAACTAAAATACCAGAATCTATTTCAATTATTCCCGGTATGAATCTTAGTGTTGCCATTCCAGAAGAAACAAGAACATTAATTCAATGGTTTTTCTCCTCTTTATTTGAAACTAATTTGCAATTGACGCTTTAA
- the tolR gene encoding colicin uptake protein TolR, which produces MSNRRQRRAIKSEINIIPFLDVLLVLLLIFMATAPIISQSVQVNLPDSNDSQTVSNQDQKPVILEVADKGNYTLSIDGIRHEQLTSEMVTQMAKTVFDKNPQQLFLVGGEKTVPYEEVINALNLLHSAGIKSVGLMTNPL; this is translated from the coding sequence ATGTCAAATCGCCGTCAACGCCGTGCTATAAAATCGGAAATTAATATTATTCCTTTTTTAGATGTGTTGTTAGTATTATTACTTATATTTATGGCAACAGCCCCCATTATTAGCCAAAGTGTACAAGTTAATCTCCCTGACTCTAACGATAGTCAAACCGTTTCAAATCAGGATCAAAAACCCGTTATTTTAGAAGTTGCTGATAAAGGCAATTATACTTTATCTATTGATGGTATCCGTCACGAACAGCTTACAAGTGAAATGGTTACTCAGATGGCAAAAACAGTTTTTGATAAAAATCCACAACAGCTTTTCCTAGTAGGTGGTGAAAAAACTGTCCCTTATGAAGAAGTAATTAACGCACTAAATTTACTACATTCAGCTGGTATCAAAAGTGTCGGGCTAATGACTAATCCGCTCTAA
- the tolQ gene encoding protein TolQ, translating to MAELNFFELFLKASLIVQLVIVILVAFSIISWAIIIQRSKIINKALKDSVSFEARFWSGEDLNRLYEGLSNRRDRLSASEQIFFVGFKEFSRLKNTDSPNSIIQGSHRAMNLTMNREIEQIENNVPFLATVASISPYIGLFGTVWGIMHSFIALGSIKQATLQVIAPGIAEALIATAIGLFTAIPAVMAYNRLSLRINKLEQNYNNFIDEFITILHRKVFSQN from the coding sequence ATGGCAGAGTTGAATTTTTTTGAACTCTTTTTAAAAGCAAGTCTTATTGTCCAACTTGTTATTGTAATCTTAGTTGCCTTTTCAATTATCTCTTGGGCAATTATTATTCAAAGAAGTAAAATTATTAATAAAGCGCTTAAAGATTCTGTTTCTTTCGAAGCTCGTTTTTGGTCTGGTGAAGATTTAAACCGTTTATATGAAGGTTTATCTAATCGAAGAGATCGGCTATCGGCAAGTGAACAAATCTTTTTTGTCGGTTTTAAAGAATTTAGTCGCTTAAAAAATACTGATTCGCCCAATTCAATTATCCAAGGAAGTCACCGAGCGATGAATCTTACGATGAATCGAGAAATTGAACAAATAGAAAATAATGTTCCTTTCTTAGCAACAGTTGCGTCAATCAGTCCTTATATTGGTTTATTCGGTACTGTTTGGGGAATTATGCATTCTTTCATTGCGTTAGGAAGTATAAAACAAGCAACATTACAAGTTATTGCACCGGGTATCGCCGAGGCATTAATCGCTACTGCTATTGGTCTTTTTACTGCAATCCCTGCTGTTATGGCATATAACAGATTAAGCCTTAGAATTAATAAACTAGAACAAAACTATAATAATTTTATTGATGAATTTATTACAATTCTTCACCGTAAAGTGTTTAGCCAAAATTAA
- a CDS encoding copper homeostasis protein CutC, with product MKIEVCVDNIESALTAVKAGADRLELCGSLDVGGITPAYSLIKYVVKNLSVESYVMIRPRSGDFLFNRLEVQMMLEDIQIAKQLGANGVVIGALTSNAEIDLTVCRHLIQAANGMGITFHRAFDLCADPKQALEDLINLGCHRVLTSGQAINAFKGRKMLTELVKQAQGRISIMAGAGVNAENAVEIITTTGVNELHLSGKKYRNSQMKRISPVIMGNSIEDDLKIRITDFKKIKAIKQKLLSY from the coding sequence ATGAAAATTGAAGTGTGCGTTGATAATATTGAATCTGCTTTAACCGCAGTTAAAGCTGGTGCTGATCGACTGGAACTTTGTGGATCTTTAGATGTTGGTGGAATTACGCCTGCTTATTCTCTCATTAAATACGTTGTAAAAAACCTTTCGGTTGAAAGTTATGTCATGATTCGCCCAAGATCAGGCGATTTTCTATTTAATCGATTAGAGGTTCAAATGATGCTTGAAGATATTCAGATTGCCAAACAACTTGGTGCGAATGGTGTTGTTATTGGTGCTTTAACATCAAATGCTGAAATAGATTTGACCGTTTGTCGTCATCTGATTCAAGCCGCTAACGGTATGGGGATCACTTTCCATCGGGCATTTGATCTTTGTGCTGATCCAAAACAAGCTTTAGAAGACTTAATTAATTTAGGTTGTCATCGTGTCTTAACATCAGGACAAGCAATTAATGCATTTAAAGGACGAAAAATGTTAACTGAATTGGTCAAACAAGCTCAGGGAAGAATTAGTATTATGGCTGGAGCAGGTGTTAATGCCGAAAATGCAGTTGAAATAATCACTACCACTGGTGTAAATGAATTACATTTATCAGGTAAAAAATATCGAAATAGCCAAATGAAACGGATTTCTCCTGTCATTATGGGCAATTCAATTGAAGATGATCTTAAAATTAGAATTACAGATTTTAAAAAAATAAAAGCTATTAAGCAAAAATTATTATCTTATTAA
- a CDS encoding peptidase domain-containing ABC transporter: MKENKNLSLSLFRSVPMIFQNSAADCAISCVMMIANYYQKYITYERIKQIIPNYKQGCSINDIIQLLEKLELTAFPFSLEQEEVQQLNLPTILHWDHNHFVVLVAIKNKKYIIHDPDKGILKLNKSKFNQHFSGVAINITNNTHLKFIEDKKEKTRSVFHFLKGIKNIKPTLSFILILLFMLEFINLTLPQLTQITIDQVLTTNDENLLYVVTIAYFLLLCFQLLFTITRDWGVIWISANINLDWSISIFRHIHSLYASFFNTRSIGDIISRINSLEKIKDIITTQFVSAILDSLIVVISLIIMFAYSKFLSLVIILITITYFILKLLYLNLLRSLNVSVIRSKSRQQSLLIESIKNNLIFRLYSNHTTLHNNYINATTELVNQQSRLELMNIFTRSINLFLAGIRNIAILFIGGKIVIHQGLTIGMFVAFIAYSEQFSVRASKLVDYWLKIKMISAHITRIDDILTSPQEKNKTGNNRIIEHISEIELRNIYFTSDNEQKSILKNINLRITSGQTVLIKGYSGSGKSSLIKLILGLVEPSHGELLFNGLDYSQIGKDQIRKIAGVVLQENGLLTGNILYNITLDTSSTIEDVIELTQKLGIHSIIDKLPMGYFTYISDAGNILSGGQIQKIIIARALFKQPSLLIFDEATSNLDHQSELQVNNVIMQSPAIKIIISHKNEIGIKPDIVIIMHEGQIVKLFDNNKDNSTVE; this comes from the coding sequence ATGAAAGAAAATAAGAATCTATCATTATCCCTTTTCCGTTCAGTCCCTATGATTTTTCAAAATAGTGCTGCTGATTGTGCTATTTCTTGTGTTATGATGATTGCGAATTATTATCAGAAATATATTACTTATGAACGAATAAAACAAATTATTCCTAATTATAAACAAGGTTGTTCGATTAATGATATTATTCAATTACTTGAAAAATTAGAATTAACAGCTTTTCCTTTTAGTTTAGAACAAGAAGAAGTCCAACAACTGAATTTACCCACTATCTTACATTGGGATCACAATCATTTTGTGGTTTTGGTTGCGATAAAAAATAAAAAATATATTATCCATGATCCAGATAAAGGAATATTAAAATTAAATAAATCTAAGTTTAATCAACATTTCTCTGGTGTTGCAATTAATATTACTAATAATACGCATTTAAAATTTATTGAAGATAAGAAAGAAAAAACACGATCTGTATTTCATTTTCTAAAAGGGATAAAAAATATTAAACCAACATTATCCTTTATACTTATTCTTCTTTTTATGCTTGAATTTATTAATTTAACTTTACCGCAATTAACACAAATAACTATTGATCAAGTACTGACAACTAATGATGAAAATTTACTTTATGTCGTAACCATAGCTTATTTTTTATTACTTTGTTTCCAATTATTATTTACAATTACCAGAGATTGGGGAGTAATATGGATAAGTGCCAATATTAATCTTGATTGGAGTATAAGTATATTTCGTCATATTCATTCTCTCTATGCAAGTTTTTTTAATACTAGAAGTATTGGAGATATAATCTCACGCATAAACTCTCTAGAGAAAATTAAAGATATAATTACAACACAATTTGTATCAGCAATCTTAGATAGCCTTATTGTTGTAATATCATTGATTATTATGTTTGCTTACAGTAAATTTTTATCTTTGGTGATCATATTAATTACAATAACATATTTTATTCTTAAGTTATTATATCTAAATTTACTAAGATCATTAAATGTTAGTGTGATAAGAAGTAAATCTAGACAGCAAAGTTTGTTAATTGAGAGTATAAAGAATAATTTAATATTTAGATTATATTCAAATCATACGACATTACATAATAATTATATCAATGCAACGACAGAACTGGTTAATCAGCAATCTCGCTTAGAATTGATGAATATATTTACCCGCAGTATAAATTTATTTCTTGCTGGTATAAGAAATATTGCTATTCTTTTTATTGGAGGAAAAATAGTTATCCATCAAGGTTTAACCATAGGTATGTTTGTTGCTTTTATAGCTTATTCAGAACAATTCTCTGTTCGTGCATCGAAACTTGTTGATTATTGGTTAAAAATAAAAATGATATCAGCCCATATCACACGAATAGATGATATATTAACTTCACCACAAGAGAAAAATAAAACAGGAAATAATAGAATTATTGAACATATTTCAGAAATAGAATTGAGGAATATATATTTTACCAGTGATAATGAACAAAAAAGTATATTGAAAAATATAAATTTACGTATTACATCAGGGCAAACTGTTCTTATCAAAGGATATAGTGGTAGTGGGAAAAGTTCTTTAATTAAACTTATTTTAGGCTTAGTAGAACCGTCCCATGGAGAATTACTTTTTAATGGTTTGGATTATTCCCAGATAGGTAAGGATCAAATTAGAAAAATAGCAGGTGTAGTTTTACAAGAAAATGGATTATTAACAGGCAATATTTTATATAATATCACTTTAGATACATCATCTACGATTGAAGACGTCATAGAGTTAACTCAAAAATTAGGGATACATTCAATTATTGACAAACTTCCTATGGGATATTTTACTTATATTAGTGATGCGGGAAATATTTTATCTGGAGGACAAATTCAGAAAATAATTATTGCAAGGGCATTATTTAAACAACCTAGCTTACTTATTTTTGATGAAGCAACTAGTAATTTGGATCATCAATCAGAATTACAGGTTAATAATGTCATTATGCAATCTCCAGCAATAAAAATTATTATCAGCCATAAAAATGAAATTGGGATTAAACCAGATATTGTTATTATTATGCACGAAGGGCAGATTGTTAAACTATTCGATAATAATAAAGATAATAGTACAGTAGAATAA
- the ybgC gene encoding tol-pal system-associated acyl-CoA thioesterase codes for MTTYSQLPIRIYYEDTDAGGIVYHASYLRFFERARTEFLREKGFSQQNLLNNQQLALVVRKIEIDYLQAAKLDDELCVQTYLTNVKKASVLFEQQLIRDDQIICTAKVKIACVDLNSMKPIVLPCEIKQALL; via the coding sequence ATGACAACATATTCTCAACTTCCAATTCGTATTTATTATGAAGATACCGATGCGGGAGGTATCGTTTATCACGCTAGTTATTTACGCTTTTTTGAACGAGCTAGAACGGAATTTTTACGTGAAAAAGGTTTCTCACAGCAAAACTTATTAAATAATCAACAACTAGCTTTAGTCGTCCGAAAGATAGAAATAGACTACCTACAAGCGGCTAAACTTGATGATGAATTATGTGTACAGACATATTTAACTAATGTAAAAAAAGCAAGCGTACTCTTTGAACAACAACTTATCCGAGATGATCAAATTATTTGTACAGCAAAAGTAAAAATTGCTTGTGTTGACCTAAACAGTATGAAACCTATAGTGTTACCTTGTGAAATAAAACAAGCACTTCTATAA
- the argG gene encoding argininosuccinate synthase: MSTTILETLPLGQKVGIAFSGGLDTSAALLWMRKKGAIPYAYTANLGQPDEDDYQAIPRKALEYGAEKARLIDCRSQLAHEGIAAIQCGAFHISTGGITYFNTTPLGRAVTGTMLVTAMKEDDVNIWGDGSTFKGNDIERFYRYGLLTNPQLKIYKPWLDQQFIDELGGRHEMSEFLIANGFNYKMSVEKAYSTDSNMLGATHEAKDLEFLNTGIRIVNPIMGVAFWRDDVVIKPEEVTIRFEEGIPVAINGKTFTDPVALFLTANQIGGRHGLGMSDQIENRIIEAKSRGIYEAPGMALLHIAYERLVTGIHNEDTIEQYRINGLRLGRLLYQGRWFDPQALMLRETAQRWVARAITGEVTLELRRGNDYSILNTESPNLTYQAERLSMEKVENAPFTPQDRIGQLTMRNLDITDTRDKLAVYTQAGLLTTSQESFIPQLENKNTK, encoded by the coding sequence ATGTCAACAACAATTCTTGAAACTCTACCCCTAGGACAAAAAGTAGGTATCGCATTCTCTGGTGGGTTAGATACCAGTGCCGCTTTATTATGGATGCGGAAAAAAGGCGCTATTCCTTATGCTTATACAGCAAATTTAGGGCAACCTGACGAAGATGATTATCAAGCTATTCCACGCAAAGCTTTAGAGTATGGTGCAGAAAAAGCACGTTTAATTGACTGCCGTTCTCAATTAGCTCACGAAGGTATTGCAGCAATTCAATGTGGTGCATTCCATATTAGTACAGGTGGTATTACCTATTTTAACACTACTCCTTTAGGGCGTGCGGTTACAGGTACAATGCTCGTAACTGCAATGAAAGAAGATGATGTCAATATTTGGGGAGATGGTTCAACATTTAAAGGAAATGATATAGAACGTTTCTATCGTTACGGTTTACTGACTAATCCACAATTAAAAATTTATAAACCTTGGTTAGATCAACAATTTATTGATGAACTTGGTGGTCGCCACGAAATGTCTGAATTTTTAATTGCCAATGGCTTTAATTACAAAATGTCTGTTGAAAAAGCCTACTCAACTGATTCTAATATGTTAGGCGCAACCCACGAAGCCAAAGATCTTGAATTTTTAAATACTGGTATTCGGATTGTTAACCCTATTATGGGAGTCGCTTTTTGGCGAGATGATGTAGTAATAAAACCCGAGGAAGTTACTATTCGTTTTGAAGAAGGTATTCCAGTTGCAATTAATGGAAAAACTTTCACTGATCCTGTCGCTCTATTCCTTACCGCCAATCAAATTGGTGGACGCCACGGTTTAGGAATGAGTGATCAAATTGAAAACCGTATTATTGAAGCTAAAAGCCGTGGTATTTATGAAGCCCCGGGAATGGCTCTTTTACATATCGCTTACGAACGTTTAGTAACAGGTATTCATAATGAAGATACCATTGAACAATACCGAATCAACGGATTACGTTTAGGGCGTTTACTATACCAAGGACGCTGGTTTGATCCACAAGCATTAATGTTAAGAGAAACCGCTCAGCGTTGGGTTGCACGTGCTATTACAGGTGAGGTAACCCTTGAATTACGCCGTGGTAACGACTACTCCATTCTCAATACAGAATCGCCAAACCTTACTTATCAAGCAGAACGTTTGAGTATGGAAAAAGTCGAAAATGCCCCATTCACACCACAGGATCGTATCGGACAACTCACTATGAGAAATCTTGATATTACTGATACTCGAGATAAATTAGCTGTTTATACTCAAGCTGGATTATTAACTACCAGTCAAGAAAGTTTTATTCCACAACTTGAGAATAAAAATACTAAATAA